The following proteins are co-located in the Solanum pennellii chromosome 1, SPENNV200 genome:
- the LOC107027464 gene encoding uncharacterized protein LOC107027464: MVERDQVRPLAPASDRPHSSDDDDTTLNIKKRFHQRRCFKYCACVSTFVFLVAIIIIILIFTVFKIKDPIITMNGVTVEKLDLVNTSGTLLPIPKPGSNMTIKADVSVKNPNYSSFKYSNTTTTISYRDTVVGEARGPPGKSKARKTMRMNVTIDIMTDKIMSHPGLQDDINSGLLTMNSYTSVGGRVKLLNMIKKYVVVKMNCSITVNITSQSIQDQKCTKKVKL; the protein is encoded by the coding sequence ATGGTGGAGAGGGATCAGGTTAGACCACTAGCACCAGCATCCGACCGGCCACATAGCAGCGATGACGACGATACAACGTTAAACATCAAAAAAAGGTTTCATCAAAGAAGATGTTTCAAATATTGTGCTTGTGTATCAACCTTTGTTTTCCTTGTAGCCATAATAATCATTATTTTGATCTTCACAGTGTTCAAAATAAAAGACCCTATTATTACAATGAACGGTGTCACAGTTGAAAAACTAGACCTCGTTAACACTAGTGGCACCCTTTTACCTATACCTAAACCAGGTTCCAACATGACCATAAAAGCTGATGTCTCTGTGAAAAATCCTAATTATTCATCATTTAAGTATAGTAACACGACCACCACTATTTCCTATCGCGATACGGTCGTCGGGGAGGCGCGGGGCCCACCGGGGAAATCAAAGGCAAGGAAGACTATGAGGATGAACGTAACGATTGATATTATGACAGATAAGATTATGTCACATCCTGGCTTACAAGATGATATTAATAGTGGTTTGCTTACTATGAATAGCTACACAAGTGTTGGTGGGAGAGTTAAATTGTTGAATATGATCAAGAAATATGTTGTTGTGAAGATGAATTGTAGTATTACTGTGAATATTACTAGCCAGTCAATTCAAGATCAGAAGTGCACCAAAAAGGTTAAGCTTTAG
- the LOC107031808 gene encoding RING-H2 finger protein ATL67-like — MTFSVFQTTPLNAVAATALYLPTHPITTPKPSFSSHGPSQPIFSPFSMSTSDLRRPTPPPPVTIAPPDSTYTLSQNLSTIGLGYAIAIALGFLVLLSTVLLASYICCRSAAARRRRRQARANSRNPNNNIENGIYLPRIIFVAEDDEENDDGLSQNATLGLDQVVINSYPKLIYSKRNGGSGNGNDVVCPICLCEYKDGEMLRMMPDCKHYFHVMCLDAWLKLNASCPVCRNSPLPTPLSTPLSEVVPLSQYSDGRRRV, encoded by the coding sequence ATGACCTTCTCTGTTTTCCAAACTACACCATTAAATGCCGTAGCTGCAACTGCACTTTATCTACCCACCCACCCTATCACTACCCCTAAACCCTCCTTTTCTTCTCATGGACCTTCTCAACCCATCTTCTCTCCCTTCTCAATGTCCACCTCCGACCTCCGCCGCCCAACCCCACCACCACCTGTGACCATAGCTCCACCCGATTCTACCTACACCCTTTCTCAAAACCTCAGCACCATCGGCCTCGGCTACGCAATTGCCATAGCTCTCGGTTTCCTTGTTCTTCTATCTACAGTCCTCCTTGCTTCTTACATCTGCTGTCGTTCCGCTGCTGCTCGCCGCCGCCGCCGCCAGGCTCGAGCTAATTCCCGAAACCCCAACAACAACATCGAAAACGGAATTTACCTACCCCGTATCATCTTCGTAGcggaagatgatgaagaaaacGACGACGGATTATCACAAAACGCAACGTTGGGGCTTGATCAAGTGGTAATCAATTCGTACCCGAAGCTGATTTACTCCAAAAGGAACGGCGGAAGTGGAAATGGAAACGATGTCGTTTGCCCTATATGCCTGTGTGAGTATAAGGATGGGGAGATGCTGAGGATGATGCCGGACTGTAAGCATTATTTTCATGTTATGTGTTTAGATGCCTGGTTGAAATTGAATGCTTCGTGCCCAGTTTGCCGGAATTCGCCGTTGCCGACGCCGTTATCTACGCCGTTGTCGGAGGTCGTCCCTCTTTCTCAATACTCCGATGGCCGGCGAAGAGTATGA
- the LOC107023771 gene encoding pentatricopeptide repeat-containing protein At4g37170-like yields the protein MRANLRASVKLTSHSFSPHIHSACTIRSSSSFSTAHKEKTFFQPANKDQMITRLCNENKFNEALQILCEQRRLKEAIQLLERPETRPSATVFSTLLRICIDNRALEEGKRVHKIMKCSGFRPGVVISNRILDFYCKCDKPFDAQNLFVEMPERDLCSWNIMVSGFAKLGLIDEARKLFDEMPEKDNFSWTAMISGYVRHNKPECALELYRVMQRDENFKCNKFTISSALAASASIQSLRLGKEIYGHIVRTGLDSDAVVWSALSDMYGKCGSVDEARHIFDRTKDKDVVSWTAMIDRYFGDGRWEEGYLLFSCLMNSGIRPNDFTFAGVLNACAHQTKEHFGKQVHGYMMRIGFDPLSFAASTLVHMYAKCGSVDSAYKVFKRLPKPDVVSWTSLINGYAQNSQPSEALQLFDSLLKSGTQPDHITFVGVLSACTHAGLVDKGLEYFYSIKYKHCLTHTADHYACVIDLLSRFGRFKEAEEIISQMPMKPDKFLWASLLGGCKVHGNVELAKRAAEKLFEIEPENAATYVTIANVYATAGKWTEVAKIRQVMEEKGVVKKPGISWISLQRKDYVFLVGDKSHPRSKEIYEFLGELWRRMKEEGYVPDIDNVLHDVEEEQKEQNLSYHSEKLAVAFGIIATPPGTQIKVFKNLRTCVDCHTAIKYISKIEERRIIVRDSSRFHCFEGGSCSCKDYW from the coding sequence ATGAGAGCAAATCTTAGAGCATCAGTGAAGCTAACTTCACATTCTTTTTCACCCCATATTCATTCAGCATGTACCATAcgatcttcatcttctttttctaCCGCACACAAAGAGAAGACTTTCTTTCAACCCGCGAACAAAGACCAAATGATTACACGGTTATGTAACGAAAACAAATTCAACGAAGCCCTTCAAATTCTTTGCGAGCAAAGGCGATTGAAAGAAGCCATTCAATTGCTAGAACGTCCTGAAACCCGTCCTTCAGCTACAGTCTTTTCAACCCTTTTGCGGATATGTATAGATAACCGGGCTCTTGAAGAAGGAAAGAGAGttcataaaattatgaaatgttCAGGCTTTAGACCTGGGGTTGTCATTTCTAATCGTATTCTTGATTTTTACTGTAAATGTGATAAACCCTTTGATGCACAGAACCTGTTTGTTGAAATGCCTGAGAGGGATTTGTGTTCATGGAATATTATGGTTTCTGGGTTTGCTAAATTGGGTTTGATTGATGAAGCTAGGAAGTTGTTCGATGAAATGCCTGAGAAAGATAATTTTTCTTGGACCGCCATGATCTCGGGTTATGTGAGGCATAATAAGCCTGAATGTGCATTGGAATTGTATAGAGTGATGCAGAGAGATGAGAACTTTAAGTGTAATAAGTTTACTATTTCGAGTGCCCTTGCTGCTTCTGCTTCTATTCAGTCTTTACGTTTGGGAAAGGAGATTTATGGTCATATTGTGAGAACTGGGTTGGATTCTGATGCGGTTGTTTGGAGTGCTTTGAGTGATATGTATGGAAAATGTGGGAGCGTGGACGAAGCAAGGCATATTTTTGATAGGACTAAAGATAAGGATGTTGTTTCATGGACGGCTATGATTGATAGATACTTTGGAGATGGGAGGTGGGAAGAAGGTTATTTGTTGTTTTCATGTTTGATGAATTCGGGAATTAGGCCTAATGATTTTACCTTTGCTGGAGTTTTGAATGCATGTGCTCACCAAACAAAAGAGCATTTCGGAAAACAAGTACATGGGTACATGATGCGTATTGGCTTTGATCCTCTTTCCTTTGCAGCAAGTACCTTAGTTCATATGTATGCCAAATGTGGGAGTGTAGATAGTGCATACAAGGTATTTAAGCGGCTCCCGAAGCCTGATGTAGTTTCTTGGACCTCACTGATTAATGGTTATGCTCAAAACAGCCAACCTAGTGAAGCTCTTCAGTTATTCGACTCGTTGCTTAAATCTGGCACTCAGCCTGATCATATTACATTTGTCGGGGTTCTTTCTGCTTGCACTCATGCAGGTTTAGTTGATAAAGGGCTTGAATATTTCTACTCAATAAAATACAAGCATTGTCTAACCCATACTGCTGACCACTATGCTTGTGTGATTGATCTCCTGAGCCGATttggcagatttaaggaggctGAAGAGATTATTAGTCAGATGCCAATGAAACCTGATAAGTTTTTGTGGGCTTCCTTGCTTGGAGGATGCAAAGTCCATGGAAATGTTGAACTAGCAAAGAGAGCCGCTGAAAAACTATTTGAAATTGAGCCCGAGAATGCAGCTACTTATGTCACCATTGCAAACGTATATGCTACTGCTGGTAAATGGACTGAAGTGGCAAAAATTAGACAAGTCATGGAAGAGAAAGGTGTGGTGAAGAAGCCTGGTATAAGTTGGATCAGTTTGCAGAGAAAAGACTACGTCTTTTTGGTCGGTGATAAGTCACATCCTAGATCAAAGGAAATATACGAGTTTTTAGGCGAGCTTTGGAGGAGAATGAAAGAAGAGGGATATGTGCCTGATATAGACAATGTGCTACATGATGTGGAAGAGGAACAGAAGGAGCAAAATCTTTCCTATCACAGTGAAAAGCTTGCAGTTGCATTCGGAATTATAGCAACTCCACCTGGAACACAGATAAAGGTTTTTAAGAATCTACGTACATGTGTTGATTGTCATACTGCGATCAAGTATATCTCTAAAATAGAAGAGAGAAGAATTATCGTGCGAGATTCCAGTCGGTTTCACTGTTTTGAAGGTGGGAGTTGTTCATGCAAGGACTATTGGTGA
- the LOC107031656 gene encoding uncharacterized protein LOC107031656 produces the protein MRKSNLIKKLGAWRGIHRLIFILCILALLICMATFSKIYSFRSFLASNSFCNCNTSINCYTINHHVDLTLDTVIQKIQHEIDILRQLPNEKVFGKQAIFLADILNLVESVQNSLVQNSEPGAVLHSLSRQTEQVNEPAEYFLTEEIRKYVRIKPNRLKKQNFMGANGTFTSIGHACFSMKSELEEYMDYDVGEMCNDDWRLAQKLMVHGCDPLPRRRCFARAPQLYNKPYPINESIWKLPDDKNVRWSQYRCKNFTCLARNSSVKGFFKCTDCFNLTHHESPRWIVHSYQDANSEMTADILIAEVLNLKPGEIRIGLDFSVGTGTFAARMREHNVTIVSATINLGAPFNEMIALRGLIPLYMTINQRLPFFDNTLDLIHTTRFLDGWIDFVLLDFVLYDFDRVLRPGGLIWIDSFFCLKEELNDYLEAFKILRYKQHKWLVVPKIDKDDSEVFFSAVLEKPPRPFR, from the coding sequence ATGCGTAAATCAAATCTCATAAAGAAATTGGGAGCATGGAGAGGGATACACAGGTTAATCTTCATACTCTGTATACTTGCTCTTCTTATATGTATGGCTACATTCTCCAAAATTTATTCTTTTCGATCTTTTCTAGCTTCGAATTCCTTCTGCAACTGTAACACTTCAATCAACTGTTATACTATCAATCACCACGTCGATTTAACACTGGATACTGTAATCCAGAAGATCCAACATGAGATTGATATTTTGAGACAGCTGCCAAATGAAAAAGTTTTCGGAAAACAGGCTATTTTTCTAGCAGATATTTTAAATCTAGTTGAATCAGTACAGAATTCACTAGTACAAAACAGTGAGCCTGGAGCAGTGTTACATTCCTTATCAAGACAAACAGAACAGGTAAATGAACCTGCTGAATATTTCTTAACTGAAGAAATTCGAAAATATGTGAGGATTAAACCAAACAGGTTGAAAAAACAGAACTTTATGGGTGCTAATGGTACATTTACTAGCATAGGTCATGCTTGTTTCTCAATGAAATCGGAGCTCGAAGAGTACATGGATTATGACGTTGGCGAAATGTGTAATGATGATTGGAGATTAGCACAGAAACTTATGGTTCATGGATGTGATCCATTACCTAGAAGAAGATGTTTTGCTAGAGCTCCTCAATTGTATAATAAACCATATCCTATAAATGAATCAATTTGGAAGTTACCTGATGACAAAAATGTTAGATGGAGTCAATACAGATGCAAAAATTTCACTTGTTTAGCTAGAAATTCAAGTGTAAAAGGTTTTTTCAAATGCACAGATTGTTTCAATCTTACACATCATGAGTCTCCAAGATGGATTGTTCATTCATATCAAGACGCGAATTCAGAAATGACAGCTGATATATTGATAGCAGAAGTGCTTAATTTGAAGCCTGGAGAGATCAGAATTGGACTGGATTTCAGCGTTGGCACGGGCACATTTGCTGCTAGAATGAGAGAGCACAACGTGACTATAGTCTCTGCAACAATTAACCTCGGTGCACCATTCAACGAGATGATTGCTCTTCGAGGGCTAATTCCTCTTTACATGACGATAAATCAGAGATTACCATTCTTCGATAACACTCTAGATTTGATTCACACAACAAGGTTTCTTGATGGATGGATTGATTTTGTGCTCCTGGATTTCGTGTTGTATGACTTCGATAGAGTTTTGAGGCCTGGTGGACTTATATGGATTGATAGTTTTTTCTGTTTGAAGGAAGAGTTGAATGATTATTTAGAGGCATTCAAGATTCTCAGGTATAAACAACATAAGTGGCTTGTTGTTCCTAAGATAGATAAAGATGATAGTGAAGTGTTCTTCTCTGCAGTGCTAGAAAAACCACCAAGACCTTTCCGatga